The Streptomyces cynarae genome contains a region encoding:
- a CDS encoding carboxylesterase/lipase family protein produces MDPVDDVSLNPAHPADPVVRTPYGAVRGRYEHGVAVFRGIPYAAPPFGPRRFRPPVPPEPWDGVRDAGAFGPTPPKPPYSEAFARYLSDPVVAGDDCLNLNVWTPDPVAGARLPVMVWIHGGALTRGSSAVPVYDGGAFARDGVVLVTFNYRLGVEGYGLFPDAPPNPGLRDQLAALEWVHEAVAEFGGDPDRVTVFGESAGAISIGALLASPRARGLFGRAVLQSGPPEATEREKVRRLVRRMAARLKVPATAAAFAAVDRTVLAEAQAEVGRRASPILGGPAFGIVVDGDLVPRDPLEALLDGAARDVPLLIGWTSEEYRLWLAPTGLTERIDRLGPVAVAGAMARCHCGPEVPRGYRTAHPDAPVSDLVGQMVTDHLLRHPLHRLADARAGQAPTYVYEFAWRSNVPGLGACHALELGFVFDSAEVPESAKLAGPNAPRALAREMHGAWVRFATDGDPGWPTWDARHPVRIFGGDGEPVVYGPRDPEMTLWEAARTRPEPTVPEGDGAVRRGAVPHSVVRRLRRPGGAGRQ; encoded by the coding sequence ATGGACCCTGTGGACGACGTGAGCCTGAACCCGGCGCACCCTGCGGACCCCGTGGTCCGCACCCCCTACGGGGCCGTGCGCGGCCGGTACGAGCACGGGGTCGCCGTCTTCCGCGGCATCCCGTACGCCGCCCCGCCCTTCGGCCCCCGCCGCTTCCGCCCGCCGGTGCCGCCCGAGCCGTGGGACGGGGTGCGCGACGCGGGCGCGTTCGGGCCGACGCCGCCGAAACCGCCGTACTCGGAGGCCTTCGCCCGCTATCTGTCCGACCCGGTGGTCGCCGGGGACGACTGCCTGAACCTCAACGTGTGGACGCCGGACCCGGTTGCCGGGGCCCGGCTGCCGGTGATGGTGTGGATCCACGGCGGCGCCCTGACCCGGGGCTCCTCGGCCGTGCCCGTGTACGACGGCGGCGCCTTCGCCCGTGACGGCGTGGTCCTCGTCACCTTCAACTACCGCCTGGGAGTGGAGGGTTACGGCCTCTTCCCGGACGCTCCGCCGAACCCCGGGCTGCGCGACCAGCTCGCCGCGCTGGAGTGGGTGCACGAGGCCGTCGCGGAGTTCGGCGGCGACCCGGACAGGGTGACCGTCTTCGGCGAGTCGGCGGGCGCGATCAGCATCGGCGCGCTGCTGGCGAGCCCCCGGGCCCGGGGACTGTTCGGGCGGGCGGTTCTGCAGAGCGGGCCGCCGGAGGCCACCGAACGGGAGAAGGTACGGCGCCTGGTGCGGCGCATGGCCGCGAGGCTGAAGGTGCCGGCGACGGCGGCGGCGTTCGCCGCGGTGGACCGTACGGTGCTGGCCGAGGCGCAGGCGGAGGTGGGCCGCCGGGCGAGCCCGATCCTCGGCGGCCCCGCCTTCGGGATCGTCGTGGACGGCGATCTGGTACCGCGCGACCCGCTGGAGGCACTGCTGGACGGCGCCGCCCGCGACGTACCCCTGCTGATCGGGTGGACCAGCGAGGAGTACCGCCTCTGGCTGGCCCCCACGGGCCTGACCGAACGCATCGACCGTCTGGGCCCGGTCGCCGTGGCCGGCGCGATGGCCCGCTGCCACTGCGGCCCCGAGGTCCCGCGCGGTTATCGCACCGCCCACCCCGACGCACCCGTCTCCGACCTGGTGGGCCAGATGGTGACGGACCACCTGCTCCGCCACCCCCTGCACCGCCTGGCCGACGCCCGCGCCGGCCAGGCGCCCACGTACGTCTACGAGTTCGCCTGGCGCTCCAACGTTCCCGGCCTGGGCGCCTGCCACGCCCTGGAGCTGGGCTTCGTCTTCGACAGCGCCGAGGTCCCGGAGTCGGCGAAACTGGCGGGGCCGAACGCCCCGCGCGCACTGGCCCGCGAGATGCACGGGGCGTGGGTGCGTTTCGCGACGGACGGCGACCCGGGCTGGCCGACGTGGGACGCCAGGCACCCGGTACGGATCTTCGGCGGGGACGGGGAGCCGGTCGTGTACGGCCCCCGAGACCCGGAGATGACGCTGTGGGAGGCGGCCCGCACCCGCCCGGAGCCGACCGTCCCAGAGGGAGACGGGGCGGTGCGGCGGGGCGCGGTGCCGCACTCGGTGGTACGGCGACTGCGGCGTCCGGGCGGGGCGGGGCGGCAGTGA
- a CDS encoding acyl-CoA dehydrogenase family protein, producing the protein MAASTHTVTNQAPPLVGYDVFAADRALVEAVERHLDPALLDEVRAELSGLGLSAGSAQVQEWGAQANENPPKLRTHDRYGNRIDEVEFHPSWHRLLGKGVAAGLTAAWTRPGGHVRRAASFVIWSQVEAGHGCPLSMTHAAVPALRTDPVLAAEWEPRLTSLVYDRGLRPAAEKAGVIFGMGMTEKQGGSDVRANTTTARPLAEDGTYELTGHKWFCSAPMSDGFLVLAQAPAGLTCFLVPRVLEDDTRNVFMIQRLKDKLGNRSNASSEVEFDGTWARRVGEEGRGVRTIIEMVAATRLDCVLGSASLMRQAVVQAIHHCTHREAFGGRLLDKPLMRNVLADLALESEAATALGLRLAAAYDDGSERERAFLRLAVPAAKYWVTKRCTPVVTEAAECLGGNGYVEESGMPRLLRESPLNSIWEGAGNVQALDVLRALQREPHALEAFLQEVGRARGADHRLDGAIKNLLTELADLEGIEARARRLVERIALVLQGALLVQYAPPEVADAFCASRLGGDWGTAFGTLPHTLDLATVVERARPVA; encoded by the coding sequence ATGGCAGCCAGCACGCACACTGTGACCAATCAGGCTCCGCCGCTGGTCGGATATGACGTCTTCGCCGCTGACCGTGCCCTCGTGGAGGCCGTCGAGCGGCATCTTGACCCCGCGCTCCTGGACGAGGTGCGCGCCGAGCTGTCGGGGCTCGGGCTCAGCGCGGGCTCCGCGCAGGTGCAGGAGTGGGGGGCACAGGCCAACGAGAACCCACCAAAGCTGCGCACCCACGACCGCTACGGCAACCGCATCGACGAGGTGGAGTTCCACCCGTCCTGGCACCGGCTCCTCGGCAAGGGCGTCGCCGCGGGGCTGACCGCGGCCTGGACGCGGCCGGGCGGGCATGTGCGCCGGGCGGCGTCGTTCGTGATCTGGAGCCAGGTGGAGGCGGGCCACGGATGCCCGCTGTCGATGACGCACGCCGCCGTGCCCGCGCTGCGCACGGATCCCGTCCTCGCTGCCGAGTGGGAGCCCCGGCTGACCTCCCTGGTCTACGACCGGGGGCTGCGCCCGGCCGCCGAGAAGGCCGGCGTGATCTTCGGGATGGGCATGACGGAGAAGCAGGGCGGCAGCGACGTACGCGCCAACACGACGACGGCCCGGCCGCTCGCCGAGGACGGCACGTACGAGCTGACGGGCCACAAGTGGTTCTGCTCGGCGCCCATGTCGGACGGGTTCCTGGTGCTGGCGCAGGCCCCGGCAGGGCTGACCTGCTTCCTGGTGCCGCGGGTGCTCGAGGACGACACGCGCAACGTGTTCATGATCCAGCGACTGAAGGACAAGCTCGGCAACCGGTCCAACGCCTCCAGCGAGGTCGAGTTCGACGGCACCTGGGCGCGCCGGGTCGGTGAGGAGGGGCGCGGGGTGCGCACCATCATCGAGATGGTGGCGGCGACCCGGCTCGACTGCGTCCTCGGCTCGGCTTCGCTGATGCGGCAGGCGGTGGTGCAGGCGATCCACCACTGCACCCATCGGGAGGCGTTCGGCGGGCGGCTCCTGGACAAGCCGCTGATGCGCAACGTGCTCGCGGATCTGGCCCTGGAGTCGGAGGCGGCGACGGCGCTGGGGCTGCGGCTGGCGGCGGCGTACGACGACGGGAGCGAGCGGGAGCGGGCGTTCCTCAGGCTCGCGGTGCCGGCCGCCAAGTACTGGGTGACCAAGCGGTGCACGCCGGTGGTGACGGAGGCCGCCGAGTGCCTCGGCGGCAACGGCTACGTCGAGGAGTCCGGCATGCCCCGGCTGCTGCGCGAGTCGCCGCTCAACTCCATCTGGGAGGGCGCGGGGAACGTGCAGGCGCTCGACGTGCTGCGCGCGCTCCAGCGAGAGCCGCACGCCCTGGAGGCCTTCCTCCAGGAGGTGGGCCGGGCGCGCGGCGCGGACCACCGTCTGGACGGCGCGATCAAGAACCTGCTCACCGAACTCGCCGACCTGGAGGGCATCGAGGCCCGGGCGCGCCGCCTGGTGGAGCGGATCGCACTGGTGCTCCAGGGGGCGCTCCTTGTGCAGTACGCGCCCCCGGAGGTCGCGGACGCCTTCTGTGCCTCGCGCCTGGGCGGCGACTGGGGCACGGCATTCGGCACTCTGCCGCACACCCTGGATCTGGCCACGGTGGTGGAGCGGGCGCGGCCGGTCGCCTGA
- a CDS encoding GNAT family N-acetyltransferase has translation MSSMTVTTWSLEQTSPSDLLPAATPEGDVRIVRAEVPSPEFSRFLYASVGGDIRWIDRLGWTYARWQEHLDRPGVETWVAYDRGTPAGYVELEPQDDGVVEIVYFGLLPAFRGRRIGGHLLSYGTARAWDLADRWPRRTPTKRVWLHTCSLDGEHAMENYRRRGFRLFDTKVEEQAEVAAPGPWPGAHGL, from the coding sequence ATGAGCAGCATGACCGTGACCACGTGGTCCCTGGAGCAGACGTCCCCGAGCGATCTACTGCCCGCCGCGACCCCCGAGGGCGATGTCCGGATCGTCCGCGCCGAGGTGCCGTCGCCGGAGTTCAGCCGGTTCCTGTACGCGTCGGTCGGTGGGGACATCCGCTGGATCGACCGGCTCGGCTGGACGTACGCACGCTGGCAGGAGCACCTGGACCGGCCGGGCGTGGAGACCTGGGTCGCCTACGACCGGGGCACACCCGCGGGATACGTCGAGCTGGAGCCGCAGGACGACGGGGTCGTGGAGATCGTCTACTTCGGGCTGCTGCCGGCCTTCCGGGGGCGGCGGATCGGCGGGCACCTGCTGTCGTACGGGACCGCGCGCGCCTGGGACCTCGCGGACCGCTGGCCGCGGCGGACGCCGACGAAGCGGGTGTGGCTGCATACGTGCAGCCTGGACGGGGAGCACGCGATGGAGAACTACCGCCGCCGCGGGTTCCGGCTGTTCGACACCAAGGTCGAGGAGCAGGCGGAAGTTGCCGCACCGGGTCCTTGGCCAGGGGCGCACGGCCTCTGA
- a CDS encoding ThuA domain-containing protein, with protein sequence MPFRVLVYSRTTAYRHDSIPDAVAAVRDLGAAHGFEVDATEDPGVFETPLGAYGAVVFLSTSGEVLTPAGREQLTAYLRDGGGFVGVHAAACTEYDWPYYGELLGAWFDRHPAYQPGKAVVEDRGHPATRHLPAVWEFTDEWYDFRTNPRDSVRVLVSADESSYEGGGMGAEHPLAWCREQGAGRVFYTALGHASEAYQDPGFRAHLLGGIRWAAQSD encoded by the coding sequence ATGCCGTTCCGCGTCCTCGTGTACTCCCGCACCACCGCCTACCGCCACGACTCCATCCCCGATGCCGTGGCCGCCGTACGCGACCTCGGGGCCGCGCACGGTTTCGAGGTCGACGCCACCGAGGACCCGGGGGTCTTCGAGACTCCCCTCGGCGCGTACGGCGCGGTCGTCTTCCTCTCCACCAGCGGTGAGGTGCTGACCCCGGCAGGGCGGGAACAGCTGACGGCCTACCTGCGGGACGGCGGCGGTTTCGTCGGCGTGCACGCGGCCGCCTGCACCGAGTACGACTGGCCGTACTACGGCGAACTCCTGGGCGCCTGGTTCGACCGGCACCCCGCGTACCAGCCGGGCAAGGCCGTCGTCGAGGACCGCGGGCATCCGGCGACACGGCACCTGCCCGCCGTCTGGGAGTTCACGGACGAGTGGTACGACTTCCGTACCAATCCGCGTGACTCGGTCCGGGTGCTCGTCTCCGCCGACGAGTCGTCGTACGAGGGCGGCGGGATGGGCGCCGAACATCCGCTCGCCTGGTGCCGTGAGCAGGGCGCGGGCCGAGTCTTCTACACGGCACTCGGACACGCCTCGGAGGCGTACCAGGACCCCGGCTTCCGCGCCCACCTCCTGGGCGGCATCCGCTGGGCGGCTCAGTCGGACTAG
- a CDS encoding VOC family protein: protein MTPRFDVVGLVVSDLAASLAFYRRLGLVFPEGAEELPHVEAELPGGLRFALDPEETVRSFHPGWRAPVGGGRVSLAFRCDSPAEVDGVYEDMVAAGYHGELKPWDAVWGMRYAVVHDPDGNGVDLFADLGPRE from the coding sequence ATGACTCCACGATTCGATGTGGTCGGCCTCGTCGTCTCCGACCTGGCCGCCTCCCTCGCCTTCTACCGTCGCCTGGGGCTCGTCTTCCCCGAGGGTGCCGAGGAGCTGCCGCACGTCGAGGCGGAACTGCCCGGTGGGCTGCGGTTCGCGCTGGATCCCGAGGAGACCGTGCGGTCCTTCCACCCCGGGTGGCGTGCGCCCGTCGGCGGCGGACGCGTCTCGCTCGCCTTCCGGTGCGATTCCCCCGCCGAGGTCGACGGCGTCTACGAGGACATGGTGGCCGCCGGGTACCACGGCGAGCTCAAGCCGTGGGACGCGGTGTGGGGGATGCGGTACGCGGTCGTGCACGACCCCGACGGCAACGGGGTGGACCTGTTCGCGGACCTAGGCCCGCGCGAGTAG
- a CDS encoding YihY/virulence factor BrkB family protein → MQPAASETSERPPGRLHRARALYRNVSKRRTAWLLLKDIVDSCMEYRVLGLAAEAAFFTLLSVPPLLLCLVGLLGYVDHWTGTDTIQSLQNNILDASRTVLSDRGVKEIAQPILHDVLKAGRPDVVSIGFLFALWSGSRAVNVFIDTITVMYGLDGTRGIVKTRLLAFVLFIVALLIGSVALPLMVAGPDAVVNVVPWSTTVVQVLYWPVVIVLSIVFLTTLYHVSVPVRSPWVEDVPGALVALAMWVLGSFLLRIYLTHTVEGPTIYGSLAAPVAVLLWIGVSAFAVLVGAAVNAAIDRVWPAAATAAAREANERLRAEQAAEYMARAAAARAPDPDDPDMPSEFPERWSRFLPPEDVTSRLRTQVRSSQIHQQKREGPAD, encoded by the coding sequence GTGCAGCCAGCAGCAAGTGAAACCTCCGAGCGGCCGCCCGGCCGTCTCCACCGGGCGCGTGCCCTCTACCGGAACGTCTCCAAGCGCAGGACCGCCTGGCTGCTGCTGAAGGACATCGTCGACTCGTGCATGGAGTACCGCGTCCTCGGGCTGGCCGCCGAGGCGGCCTTCTTCACCCTGCTCTCCGTGCCGCCGCTGCTGCTGTGCCTGGTCGGACTGCTCGGCTACGTCGACCACTGGACCGGGACCGACACCATCCAGAGCCTGCAGAACAACATCCTGGACGCGTCCCGCACGGTGCTGTCCGACCGGGGCGTCAAGGAGATCGCCCAGCCGATCCTGCACGACGTGCTCAAGGCCGGCCGACCCGACGTCGTCTCCATCGGCTTCCTCTTCGCCCTGTGGTCCGGATCCCGCGCGGTGAACGTCTTCATCGACACGATCACGGTGATGTACGGGCTCGACGGCACCCGGGGCATCGTGAAGACCCGGCTGCTGGCGTTCGTGCTGTTCATCGTGGCGCTGCTGATCGGCTCGGTGGCGCTGCCGTTGATGGTGGCGGGTCCGGACGCGGTGGTGAACGTCGTGCCCTGGTCGACGACCGTGGTGCAGGTCCTGTACTGGCCGGTGGTCATCGTCCTGTCGATCGTGTTCCTGACCACGCTCTACCACGTGTCCGTCCCCGTGCGCTCACCCTGGGTGGAAGACGTGCCGGGAGCCCTGGTCGCCCTCGCGATGTGGGTGCTGGGCAGCTTCCTGCTGCGCATCTACCTGACGCACACGGTCGAGGGCCCCACGATCTACGGTTCGCTGGCCGCCCCCGTGGCCGTGCTGCTGTGGATCGGCGTGTCCGCCTTCGCCGTCCTGGTGGGCGCCGCCGTCAACGCCGCGATCGACCGCGTGTGGCCCGCCGCGGCGACCGCGGCGGCCCGCGAGGCGAACGAGCGGCTGCGCGCGGAGCAGGCCGCCGAGTACATGGCCCGCGCCGCCGCGGCCCGCGCACCCGACCCCGACGACCCGGACATGCCTTCGGAGTTCCCGGAACGCTGGTCCCGCTTCCTGCCCCCGGAGGACGTCACCTCCCGCCTGCGCACGCAGGTGCGCAGCAGCCAGATTCACCAGCAGAAGAGGGAGGGACCGGCGGACTGA
- the mmuM gene encoding homocysteine S-methyltransferase, protein MTSNTTPTLAEALAAGTLVLDGGMSNQLESAGHDLSDELWSARLLAERPRAITEAHLAYYEAGADVAITSSYQATFEGFAKRGIDRDRAAALLSLSVGLAREAAAQAREKGVTRPLWVAASVGPYGAMLADGSEYRGRYGLTVAELEAFHRPRLEVLAAAGPDVLALETIPDTDEATALLRAVRGLGVPAWLSYTVSGDRTRAGQPLQEAFALAAEADEVIAVGVNCCAPEDVDGAVATAARVTGKPVVVYPNSGESWDAGARAWDGRSTFTTSEVTGWREAGARLIGGCCRVGPEAIGGIAGALGPRREPA, encoded by the coding sequence ATGACCAGCAACACCACTCCCACCCTCGCCGAGGCACTGGCCGCCGGAACCCTCGTCCTGGACGGCGGCATGTCGAACCAGCTCGAGTCGGCCGGGCACGACCTGAGCGACGAACTGTGGTCGGCGCGGCTGCTGGCGGAGCGGCCGCGGGCGATCACGGAGGCGCACCTCGCGTACTACGAGGCGGGCGCGGACGTGGCGATCACGTCCAGCTACCAGGCGACGTTCGAGGGCTTCGCGAAGCGCGGCATCGACCGCGACCGAGCGGCCGCTCTCCTCTCCCTCAGCGTCGGACTGGCACGCGAGGCGGCAGCACAGGCGCGGGAGAAGGGCGTCACGCGTCCGCTGTGGGTGGCGGCGTCCGTCGGCCCGTACGGGGCGATGCTCGCGGACGGCTCCGAGTACCGGGGCCGCTACGGCCTCACGGTCGCCGAACTGGAGGCCTTCCACCGCCCGCGCCTCGAGGTACTGGCGGCGGCCGGCCCGGACGTCCTGGCGCTGGAGACGATCCCGGACACGGACGAGGCCACCGCGCTCCTGCGGGCGGTGCGCGGCCTGGGCGTCCCCGCCTGGCTGTCGTACACCGTCTCCGGCGACCGCACGCGCGCGGGCCAGCCCCTTCAGGAGGCGTTCGCCCTCGCCGCCGAGGCGGACGAGGTGATCGCGGTGGGCGTGAACTGCTGCGCGCCCGAAGACGTGGACGGCGCGGTCGCGACGGCGGCACGGGTCACCGGCAAGCCGGTGGTGGTCTACCCCAACAGCGGCGAGTCCTGGGACGCCGGAGCCCGCGCCTGGGACGGCCGCTCGACGTTCACGACGTCGGAGGTGACCGGTTGGCGCGAGGCCGGGGCGCGGCTTATCGGGGGGTGCTGCCGGGTGGGGCCGGAGGCGATCGGGGGGATCGCGGGGGCGTTGGGGCCAAGGCGTGAACCCGCGTGA
- a CDS encoding helix-turn-helix transcriptional regulator: MAVERGFATAGYAERASRLPGAVVWTNLPSAAGRPVLPDGCMDLLWTEGRLLVAGPDTRAYRPEGPPVRWAGVRFHPGTAPAYLGVPAHELRDRRVELADLWPAAEVRRLTGRVDAAADPAAALEELALERAASSSDPDPLLGVLVAALGSGRPVAATADALGLSARQLRRRSLAGFGYGPKTLARVLRLQRALALARSGVPFAETAARAGFADQAHLARDVRELTGMPLRDLLARA, translated from the coding sequence GTGGCTGTGGAACGAGGCTTCGCGACCGCCGGGTACGCCGAGCGGGCGTCCCGGCTCCCGGGCGCCGTCGTGTGGACGAACCTGCCCTCCGCCGCCGGACGGCCGGTGCTGCCCGACGGCTGCATGGACCTGCTGTGGACCGAGGGCAGGCTCCTGGTCGCGGGCCCGGACACGCGCGCGTACCGCCCCGAGGGCCCGCCCGTCCGCTGGGCCGGCGTCCGTTTCCACCCCGGCACCGCACCCGCCTACCTGGGCGTCCCCGCCCACGAACTGCGCGACCGGCGTGTCGAGCTGGCCGACCTGTGGCCCGCGGCCGAGGTGCGCCGGCTGACCGGCCGCGTGGACGCCGCCGCCGACCCCGCCGCGGCGCTCGAGGAGCTCGCCCTGGAGCGCGCCGCCAGCTCCTCGGACCCCGATCCGCTGCTCGGCGTGCTGGTCGCGGCACTCGGCTCGGGCCGCCCGGTCGCCGCCACCGCCGACGCACTCGGTCTGAGCGCACGCCAGTTGCGCCGCCGCTCGCTCGCCGGGTTCGGCTACGGGCCGAAGACCCTGGCCCGTGTGCTGCGGCTGCAGCGCGCCCTGGCGCTGGCCCGCTCGGGGGTGCCGTTCGCCGAGACCGCGGCCCGCGCGGGCTTCGCCGACCAGGCGCATCTGGCCAGGGACGTGCGGGAGCTGACGGGGATGCCGCTCAGGGACCTACTCGCGCGGGCCTAG
- a CDS encoding LacI family DNA-binding transcriptional regulator: MVRTAGAAGPTLAVVAREAGVSVPTASKVVNGREDVAPETRRRVTEALDRLGYVRRPRFEANKPPALVDLVVHSLESSWSGAILHGVTEAAHDAGLEVVVSTSRNRARDGHPERGWLDKLSARGSAGVLFNLDELTPSQYAWLDQHRIPYVLIDPVSEPPPGVVSVGAANWQGGVAATEHLLNLGHERIAVIGGYRRKLCSGARVAGYRSALSAAGIAYRPEYVRHGNFDEATAHRRTLQLLDLPEPPTAVFACSDRMALGACAALAERGLRVPDDVSVVGFDDLPEARWATPPLTTVRQPLGEMAATALRLLVRMMAGARPEGTRTELSTRLVERASTAPPPR, from the coding sequence ATGGTGCGTACCGCAGGCGCGGCCGGACCGACCCTCGCGGTCGTCGCACGCGAGGCCGGTGTCTCCGTGCCGACGGCGTCCAAGGTGGTCAACGGCCGTGAGGACGTGGCACCCGAGACCCGGCGCCGCGTCACCGAGGCCCTGGACCGGCTCGGTTACGTCAGAAGACCCCGCTTCGAGGCCAACAAGCCGCCCGCCCTCGTCGACCTGGTGGTGCATTCGCTGGAGAGCTCCTGGTCGGGGGCGATCCTGCACGGCGTGACGGAGGCCGCACACGACGCGGGCCTGGAGGTGGTGGTCTCCACGAGCCGGAACCGCGCCCGGGACGGACACCCGGAGCGCGGCTGGCTCGACAAGCTGTCGGCGCGCGGCTCCGCCGGCGTCCTGTTCAACCTGGACGAGCTGACCCCGTCCCAGTACGCCTGGCTGGACCAGCACCGCATTCCGTACGTCCTCATCGACCCGGTGTCGGAGCCGCCGCCGGGCGTGGTGTCGGTGGGTGCCGCCAACTGGCAGGGCGGGGTGGCCGCCACCGAGCACCTGCTGAACCTCGGGCACGAGCGGATCGCGGTCATCGGCGGCTACCGGCGCAAGCTGTGCAGCGGCGCACGGGTCGCCGGGTACCGCTCGGCGCTGTCCGCGGCGGGCATCGCGTACCGGCCCGAGTACGTGCGCCACGGCAACTTCGACGAGGCGACCGCCCACCGGCGCACCCTGCAACTGCTGGACCTGCCCGAGCCGCCGACGGCCGTCTTCGCCTGCTCTGACCGGATGGCGCTCGGGGCGTGCGCGGCGCTCGCGGAGCGGGGGCTGCGGGTGCCGGACGACGTCAGCGTCGTCGGCTTCGACGACCTGCCGGAGGCGCGCTGGGCGACACCCCCGCTGACGACCGTTCGGCAGCCGCTCGGGGAGATGGCCGCGACGGCGCTCCGGCTGCTGGTGCGCATGATGGCCGGCGCTCGACCGGAGGGCACCCGCACCGAACTGTCGACCCGCCTGGTGGAACGGGCCAGCACGGCGCCACCGCCCCGCTAG
- a CDS encoding GAF domain-containing protein, which translates to MAYSAREVTRLAALDVGQAARLLSEVRSATLAGQRAPVPPRPVIEASWGRMMRRGVDPDHDVRADPLGRDEIERRRQDSPLRQVLPVLREGLLSVADVAHHIMVVSDADGRILWREGSAPVLRKADGLGFEPGADWGEEVVGTNGVGTPAVTRRPVQVFASEHFVRSHASWTCTGAPVTDPRDGRLIGVVDVSGPLETMHPATLAWVESVARLAEARLRETHLNALERLRAVAAPLLARLGGRAVAVDKDGWTAAVTGMPYTGRVALPASLGPGRCLLPALGPCTVEPLPGGWLIRAADAPAPAQVTRIVLDVSQPRRWSVTVFGDTGSWTHELSPRHAELLYLLALHREGRTAGALASDLFGDPARTVTVRAEMSRVRRYLGAFLEHRPYRFRESAEVDLLIPDDPNDLLPHSTAPGVVRVRRTRTWG; encoded by the coding sequence GTGGCGTACTCGGCCAGAGAGGTCACGCGGCTCGCCGCCCTGGACGTCGGGCAGGCGGCGCGCCTGCTCAGCGAGGTGCGCAGCGCGACGCTCGCGGGGCAGCGCGCTCCCGTCCCGCCGCGTCCGGTGATCGAGGCGTCCTGGGGGCGGATGATGCGCCGCGGGGTCGACCCCGACCACGACGTCCGTGCCGACCCGCTGGGCCGTGACGAGATCGAGCGCCGCCGCCAGGACTCCCCGCTGCGGCAGGTGCTGCCGGTGCTGCGCGAGGGCCTGCTGTCGGTGGCGGACGTCGCGCACCACATCATGGTCGTCTCGGACGCGGACGGGCGGATTTTGTGGCGTGAGGGCAGCGCGCCGGTGTTGCGCAAGGCGGACGGGCTGGGCTTCGAGCCGGGCGCGGACTGGGGCGAGGAGGTCGTCGGCACCAACGGCGTGGGGACCCCGGCGGTGACCCGGCGACCCGTACAGGTGTTCGCCTCCGAGCACTTCGTACGCTCCCACGCCTCCTGGACGTGTACCGGCGCCCCGGTCACGGACCCGCGCGACGGCCGGCTGATCGGGGTGGTGGACGTCAGCGGCCCGCTGGAGACGATGCATCCGGCGACGCTCGCGTGGGTGGAGTCGGTGGCCCGGCTCGCCGAGGCCCGGCTGCGGGAGACGCATCTGAACGCGCTCGAGAGGCTGCGCGCGGTGGCGGCCCCGCTGCTCGCGCGGCTCGGCGGCCGGGCGGTGGCCGTGGACAAGGACGGCTGGACGGCGGCGGTGACCGGGATGCCGTACACCGGCCGGGTGGCGCTGCCCGCGTCGCTCGGGCCCGGCCGCTGCCTGCTGCCGGCGCTGGGCCCGTGCACGGTGGAGCCGCTGCCGGGCGGCTGGCTGATCCGCGCCGCGGACGCGCCCGCTCCCGCACAGGTGACGCGGATCGTCCTGGACGTCTCCCAGCCGCGCCGCTGGTCGGTGACCGTCTTCGGGGACACGGGCTCCTGGACCCATGAACTCAGCCCCCGGCACGCGGAACTGCTGTACCTGCTGGCCCTGCACCGCGAGGGCCGCACGGCCGGGGCCCTGGCGTCCGACCTGTTCGGCGACCCGGCCCGCACAGTCACGGTCCGCGCCGAGATGTCCCGGGTACGGCGGTACCTGGGGGCGTTCCTGGAACACCGGCCGTATCGTTTCCGTGAGTCGGCGGAGGTGGACCTGCTCATCCCGGACGACCCGAACGACCTGCTGCCGCACTCGACGGCGCCTGGGGTGGTGAGAGTTCGGCGCACCCGAACGTGGGGATAA